Proteins from a genomic interval of Bacteroidales bacterium:
- the lipB gene encoding lipoyl(octanoyl) transferase LipB: protein MQQVIFEDLRLIDYKKAWDYQEELFEKVIQQKMTAKGDLHYLLFCEHPHVYTLGKSGERSNLLISEEMLKQINATYYKINRGGDITYHGPGQIVIYPILNLEAFGITLKDYIHKLEEVIIRFLESYSIKATRLQGATGVWLDVGIKGRERKICAIGVRASRFVTMHGLAFNINTNLDYFGYINPCGFMDKGVTSLQQEIGRQIDMLAVKNDLKKLFVSEFDFNYKK from the coding sequence ATGCAACAAGTAATTTTTGAAGATCTTAGATTAATTGATTATAAAAAGGCTTGGGATTATCAGGAGGAACTTTTCGAGAAGGTGATACAACAAAAAATGACCGCAAAAGGTGATTTGCACTACCTCCTTTTCTGCGAACATCCACATGTGTATACACTCGGCAAAAGTGGCGAGAGATCCAATTTACTCATCAGCGAAGAGATGCTCAAGCAAATCAACGCCACATATTACAAGATCAATAGAGGAGGTGATATTACCTACCATGGCCCAGGGCAAATAGTTATATACCCAATCCTCAATTTGGAAGCATTTGGAATTACCCTTAAGGATTATATTCATAAACTTGAGGAGGTAATAATTCGTTTCCTTGAGAGTTATAGTATAAAAGCAACTAGACTTCAAGGAGCAACTGGTGTTTGGCTAGATGTTGGTATTAAAGGTCGAGAGCGCAAAATTTGTGCTATTGGTGTAAGGGCAAGCCGTTTTGTTACAATGCACGGGTTAGCATTTAATATCAATACAAACCTTGATTATTTTGGCTATATAAACCCTTGCGGTTTTATGGATAAAGGGGTAACCTCTTTGCAACAAGAGATTGGGAGACAAATTGACATGTTGGCAGTAAAAAACGACCTTAAAAAACTCTTTGTCAGTGAATTTGACTTTAATTATAAAAAATAA